The genomic interval CACAACAAGAAGAGCAAGCGGATAAAGTTGTTATGCCATGGATAAAAAAATAGGGGGATAAGTATTTTGAAAGATGTAAAAATAGGTTTCATCGGTGGTGGAGCTATTGCTGAGGCTCTTATAAAAGGAATTTTAAACGCAAATTTAATTCATCCGAAGCATATTTTTATTGCTGAACATAAAATTGAGCGATGTACATATTTACAAGATATCTACAATATCAACACGAATACGCAAGCGGAAAATATAATCGATCAATTAGATATAGTTTTCCTAGCAATCAAACCACAAGCTGCACATAAAGCAATGCAAAGCATTTGTTCTATAGTGAGTGATAAGACTATTGTTGTTTCTGTAGTTGCAGGCCTGACAATTCAAACATTAGAAAGCTATTTTAAAACACAAAGTGTGCTTCGCGTAATGCCAAATACGCCTGTAGCTGTAAGTGAGGGAATGTCAGCAATTGCATTAGGTTCAAAAGCAAAAAGCAGCGACGGTGAATTAATTCAAAACCTGTTTAACGCCGTTGGGAAAACTGTTGTTGTAAATGAGTCTCTAATGGATGCTGTAACTGGATTGTCTGGAAGTGGTCCAGGGTATGGATTTGTGATTATTGACGCACTGGCAGATGCTGGTGTAAAAGCAGGATTGCCACGTAAAACAGCAATCATGTTAGCTGCACAATCTTTATTAGGAGCAGCCAAGATGGTTTTAGTTACAGAAGAACATCCAGCGCAATTGCGTGATATGGTAACCTCCCCTGCTGGAACAACAATTGAAGGTATTTCTGTCTTGGAAAAAAGAGCAGTTAGAGCGGCTTTGATTGATGCAGTTGAAGCTGCAACGAATAGATCAAAAGCAATGGGGTCGAAATAAATGGCTGATTTTGAAAAAATAATTCGATATTATCGTAATACAGAAGGTACCGAGATTGTCACAAGACTCATTGATATCGCAAAAATTGTTATTCACAATAAGAAATTTAAGGTGAGTGAATTTTTAGATCCGTATGGATATACCATTGCTGAAACGGTAGCCGCAAGCTGTGAGAATATAAATATTGTTTCTGATGGTGGTTATCATGGTGCAGAAAGACAGCGTGTTGTTTTCGTTAACGATGCTTTTTTAGGTAAAATTAATTTTAATATTACGGCGTTAAAAGTTTTATGGGATGAAAGATATTACAATATTTCTCATAGGGATGTTTTAGGATCTTTGATGGCATTAGGCATTGACCGCCGTGTGATTGGCGATATTTTATTAAAGGGCGAGCAGGCAAAAATTCTTGTTGACACACAAATTGCTCAATATATCCATGATAATTTTACACAAATCGGCTCCGCAAATGTAAAAATAGAAATTTGCGATTTATCTGAAATTGAACCTCGAGAAGAAAAGTGTAAAGAAATTAAATCGACAGTTGCATCTTTAAGATTGGACTCAATCGCGTCTGCGGGATTCGGTTCTTCTCGCAGTAAAATTTCTGATGATATTGCTGCTGATAAAGTTAAAGTCAATTGGCAATCCGTAAAGAGTTCTTCGCAAACGATAAAAGAAGGAGATATCATATCTATGCGGGGACGTGGTAGAGTTGAAGTTTACCAAATTGGTAATACAACTAAAAAAGGACGAATTAGCATCCTTTTAAAACGTTATATATAAATATAAAACGACATCAGGAGGAGTTTTTTATGCTTACACCATTAGATATTCATAATAAAGAATTTAAAAGAAGTTTCCGTGGATATAATGAAGATGAAATCGATGAATTTCTGGATAAAGTTGTTAAAGATTATGAACAATTATATAGGGAAAATCTTGATTTAAAAGAAAGTATTGATAGATTAAAAAGTAAAGTAGAACATTTTCAACATTTAGAAAATACATTACATAATACTTTGGTAGTAGCGCAAGAAACTGCTGAAGAAGTAAAATTAAATGCTAAAAAAGAAGCAGACTTAATTCTTAAAGAAGCTAAAGTAAATGGTCAAAAGTTAATTGATGAAGCCACCGGAAAAGTTCGTCAGCGAATAACTGAATATGAAGAGCTTGAAAAACAGTCCCAAGTGTATCGTACTAAAATGAGAACTTTATTACTCACACAACTAGAATTATTGAAAACTTCTGATGAAGAAGCTGAGAAATAAAAAGAACAATTTGACTATATTTATTTTTTTTTGTATAATGCTTTTATTACAGTGATGACGGAGATAGTAGCCAATAAATTTGTTTTACAGAAAGCTGAGCAATGTTGAAAGCTTGGCAAACAATTATTGATGAAAATCACTCCTGAGCTACAAGTCTGAAATAGAGTAAGATTTGTCGTCTAACGAGCGTTATATCGTCTTAAGAGACTTACTTTAAGTAGTCATTAGGGTGGTACCACGGGAAAAATAACCTCTCGTCCCTTTTTGGGATGAGAGGTTTTACTATTTTGGAGGTGTTTTTGTTGGATTATAGTAAAACTCTTAATTTGCCTGCTACTGATTTTCCGATGAGAGGAAATTTACCTGCACGCGAGCCACAAATATTAGAAGAATGGGCGCAAAATGATCTTTACAATAAACGTAGAGAAAGTGCTAAAGGAAAACCAAAGTTCATACTGCATGATGGTCCGCCATATGCAAATGGAAATATTCATATGGGGCATGCATTAAATAAGGTTTTAAAAGATATTATTATAAAATATAAATCTTTGTGCGGTTTTGATACGCCTTATGTACCGGGATGGGATACACATGGTTTGCCAATTGAACACGCAGCTATTAAAATGCTGGGGCTAAATAGGCATGAACTGGATCCGTTAGAATTAAGAAAAAAATGCAAAGAATACGCTTTACAACATGTAGATATTCAAAGAAATGATTTTAAGCGTCTAGGCGTTAGTGCCGATTGGGAACATCCATATATAACATTAGTTCCGGAATATGAAGCAAAACAAATCGAAGTCTTTGGCGAAATGGCACAAAAAGGGCATATTTATAAAGGCTTAAAAACAGTATATTGGTGTACATCTTGCGAAACTGCTTTAGCTGAAGCGGAAATTGAATATGCAGAAAAAAAATCGCACGCAATTTTTGTTAAGTTTCCATTGATAGATGCAAAAAATAATTTACCAGATGGCGCTGATCCTAAAAAAGTATATGCTGTTATATGGACTACTACACCATGGACATTACCTGCAAACGTAGCAATTGCAGTTGGCTCAGAAATTGAATATTCATGGGTTGAAGCAAATGATGAAATATATCTAATGGCAACAGAGTTAATTGATCGTGTAATGCAGCAGTCTAAGATTGAAGAATATAAAATTCTTGGCGTAGTAAAGGGCTCTTCCGCAGAAGGAATGGTATTTTCACATCCGTTTTTTGATAGAACCTCGCCAGTGGTTTTAGCAGACTATGTTACATTAGATCAAGGAAGTGGTTGTGTTCATACTGCACCTGGACATGGACAAGATGATTTTGAAACTGGTTTACGATATAAATTACCAATTATTAGTCCTGTTGATGCGAGTGGTAAGTTTACTAAAGAAGCAGGTAAATATGAGGGAATGTTTGTGCACGATGCGAATGTTCCTATTATTAAAGATTTAGCTGCAAGTAACAAATTATTTGGAAATGGTTCCATTCGCCATCAATATGCCCATTGCTGGCGTTGCAAGAATCCAGTTATCTACAGAGCAACAGAACAATGGTTTGCGTCTGTTGATGGTTTTAGAGATGAAGCATTGAAAGCAATTAAAAGCGTAAAATGGATTCCAAGTTGGGGAGAAAATCGTATTCATAATATGGTTGCCGATAGACATGATTGGTGTATTTCTCGTCAACGTGTTTGGGGACTTCCAATTCCGATTTTCTATTGCAAAGAATGTAATGAACATATTATCAATCAAGAGACGATACATGCAGTAACAAATTTATTTAAAAAAGAAGGTTCTAATGCATGGTGGGCAAAAGATGCAGAATCAATTTTACCTCAAGGGTTTAAATGCCCGCATTGTGGACATGATCACTTTCGTAAAGAAAGCGATATCATGGATGTATGGTTTGATAGCGGTTCTAGTCATGTAGCTGTGCTCGAACAACGCCCAGAATTATCTTGGCCTGCTGATCTTTATTTGGAGGGCAGTGATCAACATCGGGGATGGTTCCAATCCTCCTTACTCACTTCCGTAGCGACCAAAGGGATTGCTCCATATAAAGCGGTTCTAACACATGGATTTGTCGTTGACGGTGATGGACGAAAGATGTCTAAATCAGTAGGGAATGTTGTAGCGCCAAAAGATATCATTGATCAATATGGTGCAGATATTTTGCGATTATGGGTTGCCTCTGCAGATTATCAGGCTGATATTAGATTATCAAAAGATATTTTAAAGCAGATGTCTGAAGTTTATAGAAAAATTCGTAATACATTCCGGTATATTTTAGGTAATCTTAATGATTTCAACCCCAATACAGATAAAGTTGTATATACAGATTTATTAGAGCTTGATCAGTGGGCATTACTTCGCTTAGAGCAAGTTCGTCAAACGGTAACAGAAGCTTATGAAAACTATGAATTTCATGTTTTGTACCATACGATACACAACTTTTGCACCGTTGATTTAAGTGCAATTTATCTTGATATTTTGAAAGATCGATTGTATACTTCTGAGCCAAAATCATTAGAGAGAAGAGCAGCACAAACTACTATGTATGAGATTTTAACAACACTCGTTAAAATTATTTCTCCAGTACTTACATTTACTTCTGATGAAGTATGGAAATATATGCCTAAAGAAACTGACATGCCTGAAAATGTACAACTTGCACTGTGGCCTTCTGAACGTATAGAATACTTAAATAATAATCTCCAAGATAAATGGGGAAATGTTTTGGCTATGCGGGGTGAACTAACAAAAGCATTAGAAATTGCAAGGAAAAATAAGCTAATCGGTCATCCTTTAGATGCTAATTTAATTATTTATGCAAGTGGTGAAACTTATGCTGAGTTAATCAATATTCAAGCAGAACTACCTAACATTCTTATTGTTTCAGCTGTTCGAGTCATTGAGGGTGTTACTAATGCTCCAGATACAGCTTACTTTAGCAGTGATAAAGAGCTTGCTGTAGAAGTGGCTCTTGCCAGTGGCGAAAAATGTGAGCGTTGTTGGATTTATAGTGATTATGTAGGAAAAGACACTGATCACCCTACTTTATGTGAACGTTGTGCCACGGTAGTAAAACAACTTTAAAAATAAAAAGAAAAAACGGGTGTTCCCGTTTTTTCTTTTTATTTATGTTTATACTAAAATAGAGGTGGAAATATGAAAGAACATGACGATATTTCTTTGATGCAAAAACAAATTAATGAATTAGCAAATCGTTTAGAAGCTACGCATATAGCAGAATATATAGAATTATTACAGAGGCCGTTAAGAATTATATATTTAAATTTTATAGCTGGAATTGCTAGGGGGCTAGGAATAGCTATAGGTGCTACAATTGTTTTTGCAATATTATTAGATATATTAAGTCGTCTTATAGTTTTGAATTTACCCATCATTGGCGATTTTATTATTGATCTTATGCGTATTGTTGAAACTAAGCAAGGAAATTTATAAGCGAATCAATAAGAAACAAAGGACGTTGATGCTGTATGAAAGATAAAGACTTAATAATGAAAGTGACTTTAATTCTTATGATTTGTCTTCTTTATTTATCAACACCTGAATTTCAAAACCTTATCTATCAAGGAATATCATCTTTAAAACAACACGATTTTCATGGATTAAAAACATTGATACTCTCTTACGGAACTTTAGCCCCCATAATTAGTATCATATTGATGACAACACAATCCGTTTTTCCTTTTGTTCCTGGTATTATTATGACTATTACCAATGCATGGTTGTTTGGCTGGTATTTAGGAACAGTTTATTCCTGTATCGGAGCTTTACTTGGTGCGATTCTTGACTTTATGATCGCCAGATGGTATGGGCAAATGATTGTTTGTCCCTGGATAAAAAAAGAATATGCAGATAAAATTAATGATTATATAAATAGAAATGGTGTTATTGCTATTTTTGTCACCAGGCTAATTCCCTTTGTTCCATTTAAACTTATCAGTTATAGTGCCGGCTTATCTAATGTTTCTTTAAAGTCTTTTATTTTTGTTACAGGAATAGGACAAATTCCTGGGATTGCTGCCTACTCAATTCTTGGAGAAAATATGCAATTTGATAAAGTTCAATTGTTTTTAATAACAATTATATTATTCATTTTAGCAGGCATTATATATTATTTTAGAGAATTTTTTAATAGTTGTATTTTAAAATTAAATAAATAATCTTTTAAATATGATATAATAAAAAATATATTTTAGGAGTAGGAGAAATCGTTGTGCCCACTTTATTTTTAATTGCAGGAATCATATGTATAGATCAATTGTTAAAATCTTATATTCAACAAACAATGGTAATAGGAGCATCTTTGCCTATTATTACAGACATTTTTCATATTACTTATATCTTAAATCCAGGTGCTGCATTTGGTATCTTAGAAAATCAACGTATCTTTTTTATTTTAATTGCAATTATGATGATTTGCGTTGTAGGATATATCTATCCCAAAATACCAGCAAAAGATAAATTCCTCCGTTTTGGGATTGCTCTATTAGTAGGTGGTGCAATTGGTAATGTCATTGATCGGATAAAACTTGGCTATGTTGTTGATTTCCTCGATTTTAGAATATGGCCTGTTTTTAATTTTGCTGATATTACAATCGTGTCAGGTGTAGGGATTATTATATATTCTGTATGGTTTTTATCAAACATAAAGGATGAAAATAATGAATGTAAATAGCAACACTTATAAAATTATAGATGAAATAGATGAAAGAATTGATATGTTTTTAGTTAAAAAATTACAGAACTTATCTCGTTCTCACATTCAAAAAATGATTGCAGATGGTTGGATCAAAGTAAATCAAAAAGAGGTTAAGGCAAATTATAAATTGCGAAAATCAGATACTGTAGAATTTATTTTACCAGAAGCTAAACAGACTGAAATTGTTGCAGAAGATATTCCTTTGCATATCTTATACGAAGATCAGGATGTAATTGTAATAAACAAAAGAAGAGGAATGGTTGTTCATCCTGCAACTGGAATTTATACAGGAACCCTTGTTAATGCCTTACTTGCGCATTGCAAAGATTTATCTGGAATTAATGGTGAAATTCGTCCAGGGATCGTCCATCGGTTAGATAAAGATACGTCAGGTGTCATGATCGCAGCAAAAAATGATATTGCGCATATTAGTCTGGCTGAACAAATAAAAAATAAAACTGCAATACGTCAATATTTGGCCATCGTGCATGGAAATATTAAAGAAGAGCAAGGCATTATTGACGGCGCAATTGGCAGAGATGCAAAAGATAGAAAAAAAATGGCGATTGTCTTTGAAAATGGTAAACCGGCTGTAACAAAATTTAAAGTTGTTGAGCGTTTCGGTAATTATACCTTAGTCCAATGTAAGTTAATGACGGGGCGAACACATCAAATTAGGGTTCATATGACGTATATTGGTCATCCTTTAGTCGGTGATCCTAAATATGGGGGTGTAAAATCATCATTTAAGATTTCTGGGCAAGCTTTACATTCTAAAAGCTTAACATTTATTCATCCC from Massilibacillus massiliensis carries:
- the proC gene encoding pyrroline-5-carboxylate reductase is translated as MKDVKIGFIGGGAIAEALIKGILNANLIHPKHIFIAEHKIERCTYLQDIYNINTNTQAENIIDQLDIVFLAIKPQAAHKAMQSICSIVSDKTIVVSVVAGLTIQTLESYFKTQSVLRVMPNTPVAVSEGMSAIALGSKAKSSDGELIQNLFNAVGKTVVVNESLMDAVTGLSGSGPGYGFVIIDALADAGVKAGLPRKTAIMLAAQSLLGAAKMVLVTEEHPAQLRDMVTSPAGTTIEGISVLEKRAVRAALIDAVEAATNRSKAMGSK
- a CDS encoding DivIVA domain-containing protein, with product MLTPLDIHNKEFKRSFRGYNEDEIDEFLDKVVKDYEQLYRENLDLKESIDRLKSKVEHFQHLENTLHNTLVVAQETAEEVKLNAKKEADLILKEAKVNGQKLIDEATGKVRQRITEYEELEKQSQVYRTKMRTLLLTQLELLKTSDEEAEK
- the lspA gene encoding signal peptidase II, whose translation is MPTLFLIAGIICIDQLLKSYIQQTMVIGASLPIITDIFHITYILNPGAAFGILENQRIFFILIAIMMICVVGYIYPKIPAKDKFLRFGIALLVGGAIGNVIDRIKLGYVVDFLDFRIWPVFNFADITIVSGVGIIIYSVWFLSNIKDENNECK
- a CDS encoding DUF5665 domain-containing protein; this translates as MKEHDDISLMQKQINELANRLEATHIAEYIELLQRPLRIIYLNFIAGIARGLGIAIGATIVFAILLDILSRLIVLNLPIIGDFIIDLMRIVETKQGNL
- the ileS gene encoding isoleucine--tRNA ligase, coding for MFLLDYSKTLNLPATDFPMRGNLPAREPQILEEWAQNDLYNKRRESAKGKPKFILHDGPPYANGNIHMGHALNKVLKDIIIKYKSLCGFDTPYVPGWDTHGLPIEHAAIKMLGLNRHELDPLELRKKCKEYALQHVDIQRNDFKRLGVSADWEHPYITLVPEYEAKQIEVFGEMAQKGHIYKGLKTVYWCTSCETALAEAEIEYAEKKSHAIFVKFPLIDAKNNLPDGADPKKVYAVIWTTTPWTLPANVAIAVGSEIEYSWVEANDEIYLMATELIDRVMQQSKIEEYKILGVVKGSSAEGMVFSHPFFDRTSPVVLADYVTLDQGSGCVHTAPGHGQDDFETGLRYKLPIISPVDASGKFTKEAGKYEGMFVHDANVPIIKDLAASNKLFGNGSIRHQYAHCWRCKNPVIYRATEQWFASVDGFRDEALKAIKSVKWIPSWGENRIHNMVADRHDWCISRQRVWGLPIPIFYCKECNEHIINQETIHAVTNLFKKEGSNAWWAKDAESILPQGFKCPHCGHDHFRKESDIMDVWFDSGSSHVAVLEQRPELSWPADLYLEGSDQHRGWFQSSLLTSVATKGIAPYKAVLTHGFVVDGDGRKMSKSVGNVVAPKDIIDQYGADILRLWVASADYQADIRLSKDILKQMSEVYRKIRNTFRYILGNLNDFNPNTDKVVYTDLLELDQWALLRLEQVRQTVTEAYENYEFHVLYHTIHNFCTVDLSAIYLDILKDRLYTSEPKSLERRAAQTTMYEILTTLVKIISPVLTFTSDEVWKYMPKETDMPENVQLALWPSERIEYLNNNLQDKWGNVLAMRGELTKALEIARKNKLIGHPLDANLIIYASGETYAELINIQAELPNILIVSAVRVIEGVTNAPDTAYFSSDKELAVEVALASGEKCERCWIYSDYVGKDTDHPTLCERCATVVKQL
- a CDS encoding YlmH family RNA-binding protein, with protein sequence MADFEKIIRYYRNTEGTEIVTRLIDIAKIVIHNKKFKVSEFLDPYGYTIAETVAASCENINIVSDGGYHGAERQRVVFVNDAFLGKINFNITALKVLWDERYYNISHRDVLGSLMALGIDRRVIGDILLKGEQAKILVDTQIAQYIHDNFTQIGSANVKIEICDLSEIEPREEKCKEIKSTVASLRLDSIASAGFGSSRSKISDDIAADKVKVNWQSVKSSSQTIKEGDIISMRGRGRVEVYQIGNTTKKGRISILLKRYI
- a CDS encoding RluA family pseudouridine synthase, which produces MNVNSNTYKIIDEIDERIDMFLVKKLQNLSRSHIQKMIADGWIKVNQKEVKANYKLRKSDTVEFILPEAKQTEIVAEDIPLHILYEDQDVIVINKRRGMVVHPATGIYTGTLVNALLAHCKDLSGINGEIRPGIVHRLDKDTSGVMIAAKNDIAHISLAEQIKNKTAIRQYLAIVHGNIKEEQGIIDGAIGRDAKDRKKMAIVFENGKPAVTKFKVVERFGNYTLVQCKLMTGRTHQIRVHMTYIGHPLVGDPKYGGVKSSFKISGQALHSKSLTFIHPTTKQEMFFSAPLPEDMERILKNIRRIN
- a CDS encoding TVP38/TMEM64 family protein, producing the protein MKDKDLIMKVTLILMICLLYLSTPEFQNLIYQGISSLKQHDFHGLKTLILSYGTLAPIISIILMTTQSVFPFVPGIIMTITNAWLFGWYLGTVYSCIGALLGAILDFMIARWYGQMIVCPWIKKEYADKINDYINRNGVIAIFVTRLIPFVPFKLISYSAGLSNVSLKSFIFVTGIGQIPGIAAYSILGENMQFDKVQLFLITIILFILAGIIYYFREFFNSCILKLNK